From the genome of Persephonella sp., one region includes:
- a CDS encoding rhodanese-like domain-containing protein, which yields MSEVDVLVNIRQAIEADKEKPNLGMVDIHKARELIEETGAVVLDVRPPAKVEGENAEEANVPNAYYVPVIEFVQQYEDGRIPQDKTTPIIVGCKLVKFANRVMGYLEALGYQNVYVLDTDIADLIELYKK from the coding sequence ATGTCAGAAGTAGATGTTCTGGTTAATATCAGACAGGCTATTGAAGCAGACAAAGAAAAACCAAATCTTGGAATGGTGGATATTCACAAAGCAAGGGAGCTTATTGAAGAAACCGGAGCAGTTGTTCTTGATGTAAGACCTCCTGCTAAAGTTGAAGGAGAAAATGCAGAAGAAGCAAATGTTCCAAATGCTTATTATGTTCCTGTTATTGAGTTTGTTCAGCAGTATGAAGATGGAAGAATTCCACAGGACAAAACAACACCAATTATTGTTGGCTGCAAACTGGTAAAATTTGCAAACAGGGTAATGGGATATCTTGAAGCCCTTGGATATCAAAATGTTTATGTATTAGACACAGATATTGCAGACCTTATTGAACTCTACAAAAAATAA
- the era gene encoding GTPase Era has protein sequence MEENKNFKAGFVALIGRPNVGKSTIMNNILGTKLSIVSPKPQTTRMRILGVKHDKDAQIIFLDTPGVQKGKDLLTKVVMESAVGSMEEADILVMIIEADKGWTKEDELILNNYIKKLNKPTILVINKIDKMQDKRLLLPLIEESSQKHDFVEIIPMSAIKGENLDRFVETLKKYLPESPPLFPEDQITDLPLRFYIAEIIREKIFHNTRQELPYSAAVEVESIEEKGNLVVINATIYVEKENHKGIIIGKKGQMLKKIGQQARQELEALLGKKVHLNLWVKVKPRWKEDIRLLKMLGYQYIS, from the coding sequence ATGGAAGAAAACAAAAATTTTAAGGCTGGATTTGTGGCTTTAATAGGAAGACCAAATGTTGGAAAATCAACAATTATGAACAATATACTGGGAACAAAACTATCTATTGTCAGCCCAAAGCCCCAGACAACAAGAATGAGGATACTGGGAGTGAAACATGATAAAGATGCCCAGATTATTTTCTTGGATACACCAGGTGTCCAGAAAGGGAAAGACCTGCTTACAAAAGTGGTTATGGAATCTGCTGTTGGCAGCATGGAGGAAGCCGATATCCTTGTGATGATAATAGAAGCAGACAAAGGTTGGACTAAAGAGGATGAACTTATACTGAACAACTACATCAAAAAATTAAATAAGCCAACAATTTTAGTAATAAACAAAATAGACAAAATGCAGGACAAAAGACTCCTCCTTCCATTAATAGAAGAAAGCAGCCAAAAACATGATTTTGTAGAAATCATCCCAATGTCTGCAATAAAGGGAGAAAATCTGGATAGATTTGTTGAAACTCTGAAAAAATATCTCCCTGAGTCTCCACCATTATTTCCAGAAGACCAGATTACAGACTTACCACTGAGATTTTATATAGCTGAAATTATCAGAGAAAAAATATTCCACAACACAAGACAAGAGCTTCCCTACTCTGCTGCTGTTGAGGTAGAAAGTATTGAAGAAAAAGGAAACTTAGTTGTAATAAATGCCACCATATATGTGGAAAAAGAAAATCACAAAGGAATTATCATAGGTAAAAAAGGACAGATGCTTAAGAAAATAGGACAGCAGGCAAGACAGGAGCTTGAAGCATTACTTGGTAAAAAAGTTCATCTCAATTTATGGGTAAAGGTAAAACCAAGATGGAAGGAAGATATAAGACTTCTTAAAATGCTTGGATACCAGTATATTTCCTAA
- the mgtE gene encoding magnesium transporter: MLTPTLNVLKETFKRLLYKGNYKALERILQKTHKGDLVAIFRYLSHQERVKIFQILMNVDIEKASDLLYDLDEDIQLEILRALPTKEAVRILITFSTGEIAKIIDKLPVDLQNALLQKLAAEEREELEKFISYGEDSIAPLISEEYIAVEEEKTIEEVLNVIRSAPEDVEVIYIYVVDKKDRLIGVASIKEILTAPPNAQIKDIMTTDVISIKENATKSEAIDIFQRYDLLIIPVVNDENELIGVIYIDDILDAITEKTTEDFFKMAGAQEEELFYTNQILKTAKLRLPWLLVVVFGELVSAFIISAFDFTIKQFLPIIFFLPLVAAISGMISSQSAIITARGLATGKITEYFKDFLHFLLREVKVAVIIAFVVALIVGVIASIWISAHVIGIVVGIALFFNIVIAAFVGGILPYISLKLNKDPTVATGPITLTLNDIFGILIYLGIATFFLEYLKV, from the coding sequence ATGCTAACACCAACACTAAATGTTTTAAAAGAAACTTTTAAGAGGCTTTTATATAAGGGAAATTACAAAGCATTAGAACGTATATTGCAAAAAACTCACAAAGGTGACCTTGTTGCTATATTCCGTTATCTTTCCCATCAGGAAAGGGTAAAAATATTTCAAATACTTATGAATGTTGATATAGAAAAAGCTTCTGACCTGCTTTACGACCTTGATGAAGATATTCAGCTTGAAATATTGAGAGCCTTACCTACAAAAGAAGCAGTTAGAATTCTAATCACCTTCTCCACAGGGGAAATTGCAAAAATTATAGATAAGCTCCCTGTTGACCTTCAAAATGCATTACTCCAAAAACTTGCTGCAGAAGAAAGAGAAGAACTGGAAAAATTCATATCTTATGGCGAAGATAGCATAGCTCCACTAATAAGTGAAGAATATATTGCTGTTGAAGAGGAAAAAACCATTGAAGAAGTTTTAAATGTTATTAGAAGTGCTCCAGAAGATGTTGAAGTTATTTATATATATGTAGTCGATAAAAAAGACAGGCTTATTGGTGTAGCTTCAATAAAAGAAATTTTAACTGCTCCTCCTAATGCCCAGATTAAAGACATTATGACCACAGATGTTATATCTATAAAAGAAAATGCAACCAAATCTGAAGCGATTGATATATTCCAGAGATATGACCTGTTAATAATTCCGGTTGTTAATGATGAAAATGAGCTAATAGGAGTTATTTATATAGATGATATTCTTGATGCCATAACAGAAAAAACAACAGAAGATTTCTTTAAAATGGCAGGGGCTCAGGAAGAAGAGCTTTTCTATACCAATCAGATATTAAAAACAGCAAAACTTCGTCTTCCGTGGCTTCTGGTCGTTGTATTCGGTGAGCTTGTTTCTGCATTTATTATCAGTGCTTTTGATTTTACGATAAAACAGTTTTTACCAATCATATTCTTTTTACCCCTTGTTGCTGCAATAAGTGGAATGATCAGCTCCCAATCTGCAATTATCACAGCACGGGGACTTGCCACAGGTAAAATAACAGAATATTTCAAAGATTTTTTACATTTTCTTTTAAGAGAAGTCAAAGTTGCTGTTATTATAGCTTTTGTTGTTGCTCTTATAGTTGGAGTTATAGCAAGTATTTGGATAAGTGCACATGTAATCGGTATCGTTGTTGGAATAGCCTTGTTTTTCAATATTGTTATTGCCGCATTTGTCGGAGGGATACTTCCCTACATATCCCTTAAACTAAATAAAGACCCGACTGTAGCTACGGGTCCTATTACTTTAACACTTAACGATATATTCGGGATACTTATTTATCTTGGGATAGCTACATTTTTCTTAGAATATCTGAAGGTTTAA
- a CDS encoding TrpB-like pyridoxal phosphate-dependent enzyme, translating to MKKILLDEHEIPTHWYNVLPDLPSPLEPPLDPQTKEPMNPEKLKALFPEALIEQEMSTERWIEIPPEVREVYAIWRPTPLIRATNLEEYLDTPAKIFYKYEGIAPPGSHKPNTAVAQAYYNAKEGIKKLTTETGAGQWGSSLAFAGQYFGVQVKVYMVKVSYQQKPYRRILMETWGAEVVPSPSPYTKSGKKILEEDPDNPGSLGIAISEAVEEALENEDTHYALGSVLNHVLLHQTVIGLEAKKQLAKVKHYPDIVIGSVGGGSNFGGLALPFMIERFSGESCTRFIAVEPASCPTLTQGKYEYDFGDTVGFTPLMKMHTLGHDFVPPSIHAGGLRYHGMAPIISKLYDERLIEAVAVPQTEIFKAAITFARTEGIVPAPESAHAVKVAIDEALKCRETGEPKVILFNLSGHGLLDLSAYQQFLEGKLKD from the coding sequence ATGAAAAAAATACTTTTAGATGAACATGAAATCCCAACTCACTGGTATAATGTTCTCCCCGATTTACCTTCACCTTTGGAACCACCTTTAGATCCTCAAACAAAAGAACCAATGAATCCGGAAAAATTGAAAGCCTTATTCCCTGAGGCTTTGATAGAACAAGAAATGTCCACAGAAAGATGGATAGAAATTCCTCCGGAGGTGAGGGAAGTTTATGCAATCTGGCGTCCAACACCTTTAATCAGGGCTACTAATCTTGAGGAATATCTGGATACTCCTGCCAAGATATTTTATAAATACGAGGGGATAGCACCTCCTGGCAGCCATAAACCAAATACCGCTGTAGCACAGGCCTATTACAATGCAAAGGAAGGAATTAAAAAGCTGACAACAGAAACAGGTGCTGGTCAGTGGGGTAGCTCTCTGGCATTTGCAGGTCAATATTTTGGTGTTCAGGTTAAAGTCTATATGGTTAAGGTCAGTTATCAACAAAAACCTTATAGAAGGATTCTTATGGAAACATGGGGAGCAGAAGTTGTTCCAAGCCCCAGCCCATATACAAAATCAGGTAAAAAAATACTTGAAGAAGACCCTGATAATCCCGGTAGCCTTGGGATAGCAATTAGTGAAGCTGTTGAAGAGGCTCTGGAAAATGAAGATACCCATTATGCTCTGGGAAGTGTTTTGAACCACGTTCTATTACACCAAACAGTTATTGGCCTTGAGGCTAAAAAACAACTTGCAAAAGTAAAACATTATCCTGATATAGTTATAGGTTCTGTAGGTGGTGGAAGTAATTTTGGTGGTCTTGCTTTACCATTTATGATTGAAAGATTTTCCGGGGAAAGCTGCACAAGATTTATAGCTGTTGAACCTGCTTCCTGTCCGACATTAACACAGGGTAAATATGAGTATGATTTTGGAGATACAGTAGGATTTACTCCTCTTATGAAAATGCATACTCTTGGACATGATTTTGTTCCACCATCAATACATGCAGGTGGACTTAGATATCACGGAATGGCACCTATAATATCAAAGTTATATGATGAGAGATTAATTGAAGCAGTTGCTGTTCCTCAAACAGAGATATTCAAAGCTGCTATAACATTTGCCAGAACAGAAGGTATAGTTCCTGCTCCTGAAAGTGCCCACGCAGTAAAAGTCGCAATAGATGAAGCCTTAAAATGTAGAGAAACAGGAGAACCAAAAGTAATATTGTTTAACCTCAGTGGACATGGATTGTTAGATTTATCTGCATATCAGCAATTTTTGGAAGGAAAATTAAAGGATTAA
- a CDS encoding 2Fe-2S iron-sulfur cluster-binding protein encodes MKEIKLTIDGQEIAVPEGTTVLEAIKKLNKVVPTFCYHPKLPVFGGCRMCLVYEKRWRTNIIACATPAQEGMEIETENKQTFEERKFILEMLFTRHPLDCPICDKAGECDLQNWGTYYGPQINPSTITPFEKIRPEEDWQSDYFEFVSNRCVLCLRCISVCKNVVGADALFQEERGFEILISPDKKPMDSESSCEACGLCVDVCPVGAILFKPFKFNARAWLLDETVTYCGMCSMQCPVAIDHDQQKIYRIRSTADLEICAGAYLGYDIHSSNRLKGALINGQPTDINKAIEKVAQIINEALQETAIIVSPYIENEALDKIKELQEKTGMYISSTTSITLLPVIKGFVEENGSYTLPDKNDILEAERIIIVGNDVADINPVISYFFHKNYLEGFEIGKDKEIIFVGEKLGHLKKYNPKHIQTDDLFQIKNINLDENTVVVYSTTALKGKTAYEFGKLLGQLHKETKAKVLILPQETNAYGVINKLDLDYLPDILQKIKKGKIKNLILYGEDIVDHISDEELQEVYTQLENSIVITPFSDGLALSSNIAIGSALWMEKEQTTEGFGGIRKGRKAFENIFTEEYITDNILQIVKTTPVSLREKRKTEIEFYNYEGFDYPQINLWDFGYLGRRSKNLADMRAKRSQIIYTEE; translated from the coding sequence ATGAAAGAAATTAAGCTTACAATAGATGGACAGGAAATAGCTGTCCCCGAAGGAACAACAGTTTTAGAGGCGATAAAAAAATTAAATAAAGTGGTTCCAACCTTCTGTTATCATCCTAAGCTGCCTGTTTTCGGCGGTTGCCGTATGTGTCTTGTTTATGAAAAAAGATGGAGAACCAATATAATTGCCTGCGCAACTCCGGCACAAGAAGGAATGGAAATAGAAACAGAAAACAAACAAACATTTGAAGAAAGAAAATTTATTCTTGAGATGCTTTTTACCCGTCATCCATTAGACTGTCCTATCTGTGATAAAGCTGGTGAGTGTGATTTACAAAATTGGGGAACTTATTATGGGCCTCAGATAAATCCTTCCACAATAACTCCTTTTGAAAAAATTAGACCTGAGGAAGACTGGCAAAGTGATTATTTTGAGTTTGTTTCCAATAGATGTGTTTTATGCCTTAGATGTATAAGTGTTTGTAAAAATGTAGTTGGGGCTGATGCACTATTTCAGGAAGAAAGGGGATTTGAGATATTAATATCCCCTGACAAAAAACCTATGGATAGTGAAAGCTCCTGTGAAGCCTGTGGATTATGTGTTGATGTCTGCCCTGTTGGTGCAATCCTATTTAAACCATTTAAATTTAATGCAAGGGCATGGCTTCTTGATGAAACTGTCACCTACTGTGGAATGTGTTCAATGCAATGTCCTGTTGCAATAGACCATGACCAGCAGAAGATTTACAGAATTCGTTCAACAGCTGACCTTGAGATATGTGCAGGTGCGTATCTTGGATATGATATCCATTCCTCAAACAGACTAAAAGGTGCACTGATAAACGGCCAGCCTACAGATATAAACAAAGCCATAGAAAAAGTAGCACAGATAATAAATGAAGCACTCCAAGAAACAGCAATAATAGTTTCACCTTATATAGAAAATGAAGCACTGGATAAGATTAAAGAATTACAGGAAAAAACAGGAATGTATATAAGTTCAACAACTTCAATCACGCTTCTTCCAGTAATAAAAGGTTTTGTAGAAGAAAATGGCAGTTATACACTTCCGGACAAAAATGATATTTTAGAAGCAGAAAGAATAATAATTGTTGGAAACGATGTTGCAGACATAAACCCTGTAATCAGTTATTTCTTCCACAAAAACTACCTTGAAGGATTTGAGATAGGAAAAGACAAAGAGATAATTTTTGTCGGTGAAAAACTTGGGCATCTAAAAAAATATAACCCTAAACATATTCAGACAGATGATTTATTCCAAATTAAAAATATAAACTTAGATGAAAATACCGTTGTTGTCTACTCAACCACAGCATTAAAAGGTAAAACTGCTTATGAATTTGGAAAACTCCTTGGACAGCTTCATAAAGAAACAAAGGCAAAAGTCCTGATACTTCCTCAAGAAACAAATGCCTACGGAGTAATAAATAAACTTGACCTTGATTATCTACCTGATATTCTCCAAAAAATTAAAAAAGGAAAAATCAAAAATCTAATACTATACGGAGAAGATATAGTAGACCATATATCAGATGAAGAATTACAGGAAGTTTATACACAATTGGAAAACAGCATTGTAATAACACCTTTCTCAGACGGATTGGCATTGTCCTCAAATATAGCAATTGGTTCAGCCTTATGGATGGAAAAAGAACAAACAACAGAAGGATTTGGAGGTATAAGAAAAGGCAGAAAAGCATTTGAAAATATTTTTACGGAAGAATATATTACAGATAATATTTTACAAATAGTAAAAACTACTCCCGTATCTCTTAGAGAAAAAAGAAAAACAGAAATTGAATTTTATAATTACGAAGGATTTGATTATCCCCAGATAAATCTGTGGGATTTTGGATATTTAGGTAGAAGGTCTAAAAATCTGGCAGATATGAGAGCAAAACGTTCTCAAATAATTTACACGGAGGAATAA
- the truA gene encoding tRNA pseudouridine(38-40) synthase TruA gives MSDKKKHNYKLTIRYIGTKYHGWQRQPNHITVQQVIEDNLRQLFKEKITLIASGRTDAGVHALGQVANFKTVSYREPKEIYKYLNATLPRDIGIVSCEEVPLSFNARFSAKGKTYFYRIYTKPDPFLYGFGWYISKRLNILKMQEALSLISKYKNLKSLAKKGDYLREEIDIRELFLKYDGTIIEVHITASHFLRYMVRKIVGHIVRVGTGSLSIDELKEILDATDPNRGIYIAPPEGLFLKEVYY, from the coding sequence GTGTCAGATAAGAAAAAGCATAACTACAAACTTACAATCCGATATATCGGAACAAAATACCACGGCTGGCAAAGACAACCTAATCATATTACAGTGCAGCAGGTTATAGAGGACAATCTACGCCAGCTGTTTAAAGAAAAAATCACACTTATTGCTTCAGGCAGAACAGATGCAGGAGTTCATGCTCTTGGCCAGGTTGCAAATTTCAAAACAGTTTCTTACAGAGAACCAAAGGAGATATACAAGTATCTAAATGCCACTTTGCCACGGGATATAGGAATAGTTTCTTGTGAAGAAGTTCCCCTATCTTTTAATGCTAGATTTAGTGCAAAAGGAAAGACATATTTTTACCGTATCTACACCAAACCAGACCCATTTTTATATGGATTTGGCTGGTATATTTCAAAAAGACTTAATATTCTCAAAATGCAGGAAGCTCTATCACTGATATCAAAATACAAAAACTTAAAAAGTCTTGCCAAAAAAGGAGATTACCTGCGGGAAGAGATAGATATAAGAGAGTTATTTTTAAAATATGACGGAACAATTATTGAAGTCCATATTACAGCTTCACATTTTTTAAGATATATGGTCAGAAAAATTGTGGGACATATTGTTCGGGTGGGAACAGGTTCTTTATCTATAGATGAACTAAAAGAAATACTTGATGCAACTGACCCGAATAGAGGGATATATATAGCCCCACCCGAAGGATTATTCCTAAAAGAAGTTTATTATTAA
- the fabD gene encoding ACP S-malonyltransferase produces MAVAFVFPGQGSQEIGMGKDAYEAYPEIQELYEKANERLGFDLKKIIFEDEQKLNLTEYTQPALVLTSYALLYVLKQKKPDIVPKFVAGHSLGEFSALVAANSLDILDAVWITNIRGKLMQEAVPEGVGGMAAIIGLPAEEIEKTLKEISGIVEIANYNSYEQTVISGEKEAVEKAMEVLKEKGAKKVVPLAVSVPAHSSLLRDKAKEFEKYLNEIPIKDAQIPVVSNITATPIQSAEEIRKELSQHFYSPVKWVQSVEFMANNGVDTFIEIGPKKVLTGLIRRIVKPAKLINIQTIESIEKL; encoded by the coding sequence ATGGCAGTAGCATTTGTTTTTCCAGGACAGGGTTCACAAGAAATAGGAATGGGTAAAGATGCATATGAAGCTTATCCGGAGATACAAGAGCTTTACGAAAAAGCTAATGAAAGACTTGGATTTGACCTTAAAAAAATAATATTTGAAGATGAGCAAAAACTAAATCTCACAGAATACACACAGCCGGCACTTGTTTTAACATCTTACGCACTTTTATATGTGTTAAAACAGAAAAAACCTGACATCGTCCCTAAATTTGTTGCAGGCCATTCACTTGGAGAATTTTCTGCCCTTGTTGCAGCAAATTCCCTTGATATTCTTGATGCAGTCTGGATAACAAACATTAGAGGGAAACTAATGCAGGAAGCCGTTCCTGAAGGTGTTGGAGGAATGGCAGCAATCATAGGTCTTCCTGCTGAAGAGATAGAAAAAACACTAAAAGAAATCTCAGGAATAGTTGAAATTGCCAATTACAACTCTTATGAACAAACAGTTATCTCAGGTGAAAAAGAAGCAGTAGAAAAAGCAATGGAAGTTCTGAAAGAAAAAGGAGCCAAAAAAGTAGTTCCTCTTGCAGTATCAGTTCCGGCACACTCTTCACTGCTCAGGGATAAAGCTAAGGAATTTGAAAAATATCTTAATGAGATTCCAATAAAAGATGCACAAATACCTGTTGTATCAAATATAACAGCAACTCCGATACAATCTGCAGAAGAAATAAGAAAAGAACTGAGCCAGCATTTTTATTCACCTGTTAAATGGGTTCAATCTGTTGAATTTATGGCAAATAATGGAGTGGATACTTTTATAGAAATAGGTCCTAAAAAGGTTTTAACAGGGCTTATAAGGAGAATTGTAAAACCTGCGAAACTAATAAACATCCAGACAATAGAAAGTATTGAAAAACTCTAA
- the bioD gene encoding dethiobiotin synthase gives MGKSIFITATDTGVGKTTVSAALAYLLKEKGHKVGYFKPVETGCSPDCLDASTLAQITGQPVDEIVLYKFKTPVAPLVAEEIEGVQINLENIFSHLDKLISKYDYLIVEGAGGIKVPITRRDEEIFTYLDFVYETKMPVLVVSRASLGTINHTTLTIDVLNSINADIIGIVMNGFSEDKNELYNSYIIEEMTGIPVIAKCKNSNNPVAECIKNIPTNLFL, from the coding sequence ATGGGAAAGTCTATTTTTATAACTGCAACAGATACAGGGGTTGGTAAAACTACTGTGTCTGCTGCCCTTGCTTATTTATTGAAAGAAAAAGGCCATAAAGTAGGCTATTTTAAGCCTGTTGAAACTGGATGTTCACCAGATTGTTTAGATGCCTCAACACTTGCTCAAATAACAGGTCAGCCTGTAGATGAAATTGTTTTATATAAATTTAAAACCCCTGTTGCCCCCCTTGTAGCAGAAGAGATTGAGGGTGTTCAAATAAATCTGGAAAATATCTTTAGCCATTTAGATAAATTAATCTCAAAATATGACTATCTGATTGTTGAAGGTGCAGGAGGTATCAAAGTCCCAATAACCCGCAGAGATGAAGAGATATTTACATATCTGGATTTTGTTTATGAAACAAAAATGCCTGTTCTGGTAGTTTCCAGAGCTTCTCTTGGAACAATAAACCATACAACCCTAACAATTGATGTTTTAAATAGCATAAATGCAGACATAATAGGTATAGTTATGAACGGGTTTTCTGAAGATAAAAATGAACTTTATAATTCCTATATTATAGAAGAAATGACTGGTATCCCTGTTATTGCAAAATGTAAAAATTCCAATAATCCTGTGGCAGAATGTATAAAAAATATACCTACAAATCTATTCCTTTAA
- the recN gene encoding DNA repair protein RecN: protein MLSKIKIGKFLYIKDIELELTDGLNVFTGETGVGKSLIVDAISFVLGKKGKYSEGDYVELSFENVDNQYAEDGLLFLAREVKNGKSYYYVNGKRATLSTLKEASEGIIAIHGQHHQQALFNRKEHIKMLDKYAQIDDLLEKYRKLYKEYKSLEKEEQELIQQQSNRLRELDILKYQLQELEEADLKEGEKQQLEEKYNYLSNILKIKEAVYNASWNLAEDENSVIEKLSEIIKELQKVSEFSKEIQNTLNALEEAKAILEDAGFSLSKIDLDYDQSSLEEIENRLNLINRLEIKYNTDEQGLIALKEEFKNRIEQLENLEFKLPQIQNQKEKILQQVKSLAEEISHKRKSAAENFSKEIIKHLKDLAMKEAVFTVEITEKPLDIDGKDNVVFKFSANKGFQPEPIDEVASGGEISRLSLAIKLIAGSDVSCMIFDEIDTGIGGKTALYMAEKLKKLSEKYQVILITHLPQIAVYGDKHFYVEKLHKEDYTVASIKELDQKERIEEIARMLSGKKDTKSLQLAQELLSSVR, encoded by the coding sequence ATGCTGTCAAAAATCAAAATCGGAAAGTTTTTATACATAAAGGATATAGAGCTTGAGCTTACAGATGGCCTTAATGTGTTTACAGGAGAAACAGGGGTAGGTAAATCCCTGATTGTTGATGCCATATCTTTCGTCTTAGGTAAAAAAGGCAAATATTCTGAAGGGGATTATGTAGAGCTTAGCTTTGAAAATGTTGATAATCAGTATGCAGAAGATGGACTACTTTTTTTAGCCCGTGAGGTAAAAAACGGCAAAAGCTACTATTACGTAAATGGGAAAAGAGCAACCCTATCCACGTTAAAAGAAGCCTCTGAAGGTATTATCGCAATCCATGGCCAGCATCATCAACAGGCTTTATTTAACCGTAAAGAACATATAAAAATGTTAGACAAATACGCCCAAATAGATGATTTACTTGAAAAATATAGAAAACTTTACAAAGAGTATAAATCCCTTGAGAAAGAAGAGCAGGAACTTATCCAGCAACAATCAAATCGTTTAAGGGAACTGGACATACTTAAATATCAGCTTCAAGAACTGGAAGAAGCAGACCTAAAAGAAGGAGAAAAACAGCAACTTGAGGAAAAATATAACTACTTATCAAATATTTTAAAAATAAAAGAAGCAGTTTATAATGCCAGCTGGAATTTAGCTGAAGATGAAAACTCCGTAATAGAAAAACTATCAGAAATCATAAAAGAACTACAAAAAGTATCAGAATTTTCAAAAGAAATCCAAAATACCTTAAATGCTTTAGAAGAAGCAAAGGCAATTTTAGAAGATGCAGGATTTTCTCTATCAAAAATAGACCTTGATTATGACCAGTCATCGCTGGAGGAAATAGAAAATAGATTAAATCTGATAAACAGACTGGAAATCAAATACAACACAGACGAACAAGGTCTTATTGCACTTAAAGAGGAATTTAAGAATAGAATTGAACAGTTAGAAAACCTTGAATTTAAACTACCTCAAATTCAAAACCAAAAGGAGAAAATACTCCAGCAAGTAAAATCCCTTGCAGAAGAGATATCACACAAAAGAAAATCCGCAGCTGAAAACTTTAGCAAAGAAATAATAAAGCACCTCAAAGACCTTGCAATGAAAGAGGCTGTTTTTACAGTTGAAATTACAGAAAAACCCCTTGATATAGATGGTAAAGACAATGTTGTATTTAAATTCTCTGCAAATAAAGGTTTCCAGCCTGAACCTATAGATGAGGTTGCCTCAGGTGGTGAGATTTCCCGTTTATCTCTTGCAATCAAGCTGATAGCCGGAAGTGATGTCAGTTGTATGATATTTGATGAGATAGACACAGGAATAGGCGGAAAAACGGCACTTTATATGGCAGAAAAACTAAAGAAACTTTCTGAAAAATATCAGGTAATCCTGATAACACACTTACCTCAAATAGCAGTTTACGGAGACAAACATTTCTATGTGGAAAAATTACACAAAGAAGATTATACTGTTGCTTCTATTAAAGAGCTTGACCAGAAAGAAAGAATTGAGGAAATAGCAAGAATGCTCAGCGGCAAAAAAGATACAAAAAGTCTTCAACTGGCACAGGAGCTACTGAGCAGTGTCAGATAA